In the genome of Bradyrhizobium ottawaense, the window CGTAGGGTGGGTTAGACCCTTGGCGTAACCCACCACTTCTGTCACCGCGGAAGGAGAAGAGGTGGGTTACGCGCATCGGCCCGCGCTTCGCGCAGCCGCTGCGCTAACCCACCCTACGATTTTCCGATCGCCGCATGAATCCGCTCGCAATGCGCGACGAGATTCTTCTGCGCATCGACGAACGCCTTCAGCGGCGTCGGGATCGGAAAATAATAGATGTTCGCGACGAAGCCGTAGATGCCGGCATCGACGCTCGTTGGCGCGGCGCCGTGCACGAAGCCCGCGGCGGGCACGATTTCGGCCAGCACCTGCAAATCGGCGAGCCCGCGCGCGTAAGCCTGCTCCGGCGTGTAGCGGCCGATGCCCTGGTAATGATAGCGCTGCGCATTATACGCCTTCGCCTTCTCGAATCCTTCTGCACTCACTTGCGGATGTTGCGCGATGAAGCCGTCGCGGAACGCCGGATAATAGCGCTCGTCCTTCCAGCGCGAATACGACATCACCCAATAGAGATCGTCGAGCATGCGCGTGACGAGGAGATTGGTGCGGCGCTGCTCGCTCGAGAGCGCGGCATCGATCGTCAGGCGATATTTCGCGATCACATGCGCGATGATCGCCTCGCTGTCGCCGATGGCCTCACCGTCGTCGACGATGTAGGGCAGCTGCCCGCGCGGCGCGGCGGAGGCGTCGAAGATGTGCTCGTGCACGAGCGGCACGCCCGCGAGCTTGAGGAAGGCGTAGACCTTGAGGCCATAGCCGTTGTTGTCGGCAACGCCGAACAGTTGCGGGTAGGAATAGAGGGTCAGCATGGGCGGGCTCCCTTCCACCCGGAGTCGTATCGCCGCAGTGACAGGCTTGCAACAGTCCGGCGCCTTGTGGGCGGTGTCGTTCGATCGGAGGACGCGAGGTATCGCCCGTTCGCAGTATGGATTCGGCCTGAAATTATTGCGCCAGGGCCCCGACATGCGATGCTCACTGACCCGCCGAAACACGCCGGCATTGTCTTTCGGCGGCGCGCTTCTGGTCGGGCTCGCCTTTGCAGCATCGGCACAGGCTGCGGATATCGCGGTAAAGCCCCTCACCAAGGCGCCGCCGGTCGCGATCTCGTCGTGGACCGGCTTCTATGCCGGCCTCGGCCTCGGCTTCCGATCGACCGCCGCCGACCTCACCACCACATCGGTATTCGAGGACGGCATTCCCCGTGACATCAGCGATGCCGTCGTCAGTCAGCCGTTCGACGGCCCGGGCCTTCGCGTCAATCCCTATGCCGGCTTCAATTGGCAGGTGGCGCCGAGCTGGGTCCTCGGCGTCGAAGGCGATGTGGGTTTTGGTCGCCAGACCACCATCCTCCAGGGGTTTCGCGCCTCGCCGCGGGCCGGCTCGTCCAGCTTCCTCGTCGACAGCCTCGCACTCACGGCCGGCTGGGATGCGAGCCTGCGCGGCCGCGCCGGCTATCTCCTGACGCCCGCGACAATGGCTTATGTGACGGGCGGACTTGCCTGGCAGCAATTCGACGTCACCTCGGTCTGTGTTGGCGCCACCTGCAACAATGCGCTGCCTGCCGTGGTGTCGAACTCCGCCACCAGAACCGGGTGGACGCTCGGGGGCGGCCTCGAGACCGCGCTGTGGGGCAACTGGCTGCTGCGCGCCGACTATCGCTACGCCGATTTCGGCACCACGCCGTTCACCATGGCACGCACCAGAAGCGGCGCGGGGCCCGCGCTGACGGTCGACAATTTCGACACCAGGCTGCGGACCCACACGGCGAGCGTCGGCCTCGCCTACAAGTTCGGTGCTCCCGTCACCGGCGCCGGTTCGCATCCGCTGCAAGCGCAGGCCGCCATGCTGCCGTCCTGGACCGGTGCGTATCTTGGCCTTGGTCTCGGTGCGCGCGCCACGCGCACCGACCTGACCGCTACATCGGAGACGATCGGCGGCTTTGCGTTCGACCTCGCAGAGCGCGCCAACAACCGTCCGATGGACAACACCGCGTTCCGCGCCAGCCCTTATGCCGGTTATCTCTGGCAGCTCGCCTCGCAATGGACCGCCGGTGTGGAGGGCGATTTTGGTTTTGCCGACCGCACCACCACGCGCGAAGGTTTTACCAGCGTCCATCTCGCCGACTCCCAGGCGCGCGGCGAGAGCCTGTCGATCCGCAGCCGCTGGGACGCATCCTTGCGCGCGCGCGGCGGCTATCTCGTGAGCCCGCAGACCATGCTCTATGCCACCGCCGGCGCGGCCTGGCAGAACTTCGAGTTGACCTCGACCTGCACCAGCCGCAACTGCAGCGGCTTCTTCGCGCTGTCGTCGCCGATCATCAATTCGTCGACCACGAAGATGGGCTGGACGCTCGGTGGCGGCCTGGAGACAGTCGTGTGGGGCAACTGGCTCGCGCGCGCCGAATACCGCTATGCCGATTACGGCAAGTCCGGCTTCACCGTCCCACGGTCG includes:
- a CDS encoding glutathione S-transferase family protein; translation: MLTLYSYPQLFGVADNNGYGLKVYAFLKLAGVPLVHEHIFDASAAPRGQLPYIVDDGEAIGDSEAIIAHVIAKYRLTIDAALSSEQRRTNLLVTRMLDDLYWVMSYSRWKDERYYPAFRDGFIAQHPQVSAEGFEKAKAYNAQRYHYQGIGRYTPEQAYARGLADLQVLAEIVPAAGFVHGAAPTSVDAGIYGFVANIYYFPIPTPLKAFVDAQKNLVAHCERIHAAIGKS
- a CDS encoding outer membrane protein; translation: MRCSLTRRNTPALSFGGALLVGLAFAASAQAADIAVKPLTKAPPVAISSWTGFYAGLGLGFRSTAADLTTTSVFEDGIPRDISDAVVSQPFDGPGLRVNPYAGFNWQVAPSWVLGVEGDVGFGRQTTILQGFRASPRAGSSSFLVDSLALTAGWDASLRGRAGYLLTPATMAYVTGGLAWQQFDVTSVCVGATCNNALPAVVSNSATRTGWTLGGGLETALWGNWLLRADYRYADFGTTPFTMARTRSGAGPALTVDNFDTRLRTHTASVGLAYKFGAPVTGAGSHPLQAQAAMLPSWTGAYLGLGLGARATRTDLTATSETIGGFAFDLAERANNRPMDNTAFRASPYAGYLWQLASQWTAGVEGDFGFADRTTTREGFTSVHLADSQARGESLSIRSRWDASLRARGGYLVSPQTMLYATAGAAWQNFELTSTCTSRNCSGFFALSSPIINSSTTKMGWTLGGGLETVVWGNWLARAEYRYADYGKSGFTVPRSSGRAEFDPSVNTYDVAMRAHLATFAMTYRFQ